The following proteins are encoded in a genomic region of Glycine max cultivar Williams 82 chromosome 18, Glycine_max_v4.0, whole genome shotgun sequence:
- the LOC100795096 gene encoding 50S ribosomal protein L11, which yields MSVPKAVAATIRLTVPAGGARPAPPVGPALGQYRLNLMAFCKDFNARTQKYKAETPMAVTITAYKDNTFEFTVKSPPVSWYLKKAAGVESGSSRPGHVTASSLSVRHVHEIAKAKQSDPYLQNMPLESISKSIIGTANSMGIKIVKDLD from the coding sequence ATGAGCGTACCGAAGGCAGTGGCAGCGACGATCCGGCTCACGGTGCCGGCCGGAGGAGCTCGGCCGGCGCCACCGGTTGGACCGGCGCTGGGTCAGTACCGGCTGAACCTGATGGCGTTCTGCAAGGACTTCAACGCCCGCACCCAGAAGTACAAGGCGGAGACACCCATGGCCGTTACGATAACGGCGTACAAGGACAACACCTTCGAGTTCACCGTTAAGTCGCCGCCGGTGTCGTGGTACCTGAAGAAAGCCGCCGGCGTGGAATCCGGTAGCAGCCGGCCCGGTCACGTGACCGCGTCCTCGTTGTCCGTGCGGCACGTGCACGAGATCGCGAAGGCGAAACAGTCCGATCCGTACCTCCAGAACATGCCTCTCGAGTCCATTTCTAAGTCCATCATTGGAACCGCCAACAGCATGGGGATTAAGATCGTCAAGGACCTCGATTGA